The Jeotgalibacillus aurantiacus genome segment TTTAAAACTATTATGATTGCCATTTTGCTTTTCTTTTGCTTCGGCCAAGTAGTACTCAAAATACCTTTGTACATTTTTACTGGAATAGTTTCGACTCTTAACAATGAGAAATAGAAAAAATAAAGTCAGTAGAAAGTACAATCCGTACCATGAAATTATCAATATGTCCCCAATATTAAAAATGACAATGATATTTATAAGAGTACTGAGAATGCAACTAACCATAACAGCGCCTAACTCATGTTTACGTGTAAGCAGGTACGAATATCTCTTCCTTAGTTCATCACCATTTTTATGAGCGTTGAAATAATTGTCCAGTAGTATTTCATCTTTAAAATATCTTTCACTTTCGAAACCAGTCTTAGGTATTACCCAGAATAATGAATGGTGGATCTGATTCATTATGTAACCCAAAGGCACACCTATTAAAGTTAAAATTGCTACTGCTGATACAGCAACTATATTGCTATTAGTGTTAAATGTATTGACCACTAGATCGTTAAATACTTCAAGCAAAAATGGTGATGTGATCAGAATAAAAACCCAACCAGGAATTCCCCATCTAATTAAATACTTTGTATCAAAATTCATTATAATTCCCCCTTATTAGCAAATATTCGCCAATAAAAAGAGATTATCCTTTCATAAATTCAAAAACCACCCAACAAGTGTCAGGTGGTTTTCCATGGCTCAGACCAACCAAAGTCTGAATATAGAAGTTGAAAGGGGTTTTCTATGCTTTCAGTATATCAGGCTTTTTTCACATGCTGTGTCACATCATTGTCATGTTTTTTGATGTTAGAGACCACATTCCT includes the following:
- a CDS encoding BA5345 family protein, with protein sequence MNFDTKYLIRWGIPGWVFILITSPFLLEVFNDLVVNTFNTNSNIVAVSAVAILTLIGVPLGYIMNQIHHSLFWVIPKTGFESERYFKDEILLDNYFNAHKNGDELRKRYSYLLTRKHELGAVMVSCILSTLINIIVIFNIGDILIISWYGLYFLLTLFFLFLIVKSRNYSSKNVQRYFEYYLAEAKEKQNGNHNSFKSYWSSFL